The nucleotide window CCCGTGTGTCTTGCGTATCCTGCCCGCCTGGCCCGCGTGCTCTAAAAGTATCCATGTAAAGGCCGGGGCGCGTCCGTGACGGCGCATCCCAAAGCGGATAAACCGCCAGTTTGGCTTCAAAAAAAGAGGCAGCCGGAATTTCCGGCTGCCTCTCGGCATTTTTGTGGGGCCGCGCTGGTTCAGTTCACAACCACAGTGCCCAGCGGCGCGTCGTCCAGCAGATAGCGGCGCAGGCTCGACGGAGAACGGCCATCCAGAATAAGCGCACGCTGGCAGCCCGCGTCCAGGGCGTGCAGGCAGGATTCGACCTTGGGAATCATACCGCCGGTAATGACGCCTTCGGCCCGCAGCTTTTCTATCTCCGCACGGGTAAGGGAGGTAATGAGCCTGCCCTCGGCGTCCAGCACGCCCGGCACGTCGGAGATGAGTATAAAGTAGTCCGCCGCCAAAGCTCCGGCCAGCGCGCCTGCGGCCGTGTCGGCGTTGATGTTCAGAGCCTGGCCGTCGGGGCCGTTGGCCACCGGAGCCACAACGGGCACAAAATCCCCTTGGAGCAGGCAAAGGATCAGGGCCGGGTCCACGGCCTCCACCTCGCCCACAAGGCCCAGAGCGGGATTTTTTACAACAGCGCGCAGCAAATTGCCGTCCCTGCCGGATATGCCCGCAGCCCGCGCGCCGTGGGCCGCAAAGGAGGCCACCACGGCCTTGTTCACCTGGCCGCACAAAACCATTTCAACGGCTGCCATGGTGGCTTCGTCGGTGACCCGCAGGCCGTTTTCAAAGCGGCTCTCAATATTCAGGCGCGTCAGCAGCGCGGAAATTTGCGGCCCGCCGCCGTGCACCACCACAAAGCCCATGTCCTGGGCGGAAAGTTGGGCCAGATCTGTGGCAAAGGCCGTGCAAAGCTCGGGTTTGTCCATGGCGTGCCCGCCATACTTGATAACGACAGTGGCGTTGTTCATGCGTCTTCCTCATTTACGGGCGGTCGGCCGCGCTGCATGGGCGCGGCAAAAGCCCAGTGACGTGGTATTTTTTATATCCTGATAGTTATCTAAACTAGCACTCCGTCATGCGGCGTGCAAGCGGACAACATGTCGGTTCTGCGACAAAATCCTGATGATTCGGGTAGTAATTGCACAGAAATGCCATGCCACAGGCACGGGTGGATGGTGCACTACGGCATTGTATTGCCGGGCCAAAAGCGCTAGCCTGCTCAGCAAGTTTATGGAGGCATCATGGTGTTAGAGGCACAAAAGAGTTTTGGTGAAGGACTCGCCTGGGGGCAGGAGGCCCTGGCGGCGGCCAGCGTTGGGCTGTGGGTTATCGAGCATGATACGGGCCGTGGCCTTACGCGTCTGCTCACCAACGCCATCACCCGCCGTCTGCTGGGCGCGCCCGATGATATCACCCCGGAAGAGTGCGCGACATTCTGGCGCAGTCGCGTGGACAGCCGCGACATGGACTCCATATGGAAAAAGCTTGAAGATTTTAAAACCCATGACGACATGTGCGAGATGCGCTACGGCTATAACCATCCGCAGTGGGGCCCCATTCATGTGCGCTGCGGTGGCAGGCGCGTTTCGGGCGATGGCGAGCAGATTTTACGCATTGCCGGATTTCATCAGGACATAAGCGAACTGCACGCGGCCCATCAGGCCTTGCGTGAGAGCCTGTCGCGGCTTTCGCTGGCCTGTCGCCTGGGCTGGCTGGGCGTGTTTGAACTGGGCCGCCGCAAGGATAGCCTGGAATTCACCTGCAACGAGGTTTTTTACGAACAGTTCGGCCTGCGCGAAGGGGCCAACGCCGAAGAGCGGCTTGCGGCCGTGGAAAAGTGCATCCTGCCGGAAGACAGGCGGCGCTGGCGGAGTCTTTGCCGCTCCGAAGGCTGGACAGTGGGCTTTCAGGAGCATGTGGAACTGCGCGTCAATCATCCCTGGCGCGGCCTTTGCTGGTTTGCCGTGGCCTGCGAAGTGGTGGGCACGCCGGAAGAACCGCGCATCGCTGGCTATGTGAGCGACGTTACAAAGCACCGCCAGCACGAGCGCATGCTGCGCGAGGCCAAGGAAAGCGCGGAGGCCGCCAACGCGGCCAAAAGTATTTTTCTGGCCAATATGAGCCATGAAATCCGCACGCCCATGAATGGCATCATGGGCATGGCCCATCTTGTGCTCAATACGGCCCTCAATCCGCAGCAGCGGGACTATGTGGGAAAAATTCATTCCACATGCGAATCGCTGTTGGACATCATCAATGATCTTCTGGATTTTTCAAAGATTGAGGCCAACCATATGGAGCTGGAAAATCTTCCTTTCCAGCCCGAGAGGGAGATTGAGGCCGTGCTGTCCCTGCTGCGCCCGCGCCTGCAGCACAAAAACTGCACGCTCGAAAGTCACATAGACCCGCGCATACCGCCGACTCTGGTGGGCGACGCCCTGCGGCTGCGCCAGGTACTGCTGAACCTTGGCGGCAACGCCATCAAGTTTTCAGAGCGGGGCACGGTGCGCATAGACGTGCAGTTGTTGCGCCGCAAACAGCATGACATCACGCTGGTCTGTCTTGTGAGCGATGAGGGCATCGGCATGAGCAGGGATGAGCAGGCGCGTATATTCACGCCCTTTTCCCAGGCGGACTCATCCATAACCCGCCGCTTCGGCGGCACTGGTCTGGGCCTTGCCCTTTGCCGCCGTCTGACCGTACTCATGGGCGGGCGCATAACCGTGCAGAGCGAGCCCGGCAAGGGCAGCGTTTTCAAGGTGGAACTGCCCTTTGGCGTGGGTCGGGAAGACATGTTTGCCCCGACCAGCCTGGAAGACGACGCTGCCGAGGAATATGCCTGCCTGCGCGGCCTGCGGGTGCTCATGGCAGAAGACGGGGACATAAACCGCGAGATTATGGAAGTGCTGCTGAGCGGCATGGGCATTGAGTGCATGGCCGTGGGCAACGGCCAGGAAGCGCTCGATGGCTGGCGCAAGCAGGCCGACGACATTGATCTTGTCCTCATGGACGTGCAGATGCCCCTTATGGACGGCTACACGGCCACGCGCGAGATCCGGGCCAGCGGTCTGCCCGGCGCTGTGGACGTGCCCATTGTGGCCATGACGGCCTATGCCATGCGCGGGGATGCGGAGCGCAGCCTTCAGGCGGGCATGAACGCCCATCTGACCAAGCCCATTGACGTGCGGGAACTGACCCTGACCCTCAAGCGCCTTGCCAGAAACTGTGATGAGCGGCGCGAAGCCGCCTACGAAGCGGGCAACCAGAATCTTTGAACATTATGCCGGAGTCCTGACGCTCTTCGCGGGCGCTTGTCTTCAGAACCCGGTTGGCCCGAGATATCCGTTTTGCGACAACATATCGGGCTTGGCGCAACTCACCGCTGGGAATGCGTATTTTCA belongs to Desulfovibrio sp. and includes:
- the argB gene encoding acetylglutamate kinase, with the translated sequence MNNATVVIKYGGHAMDKPELCTAFATDLAQLSAQDMGFVVVHGGGPQISALLTRLNIESRFENGLRVTDEATMAAVEMVLCGQVNKAVVASFAAHGARAAGISGRDGNLLRAVVKNPALGLVGEVEAVDPALILCLLQGDFVPVVAPVANGPDGQALNINADTAAGALAGALAADYFILISDVPGVLDAEGRLITSLTRAEIEKLRAEGVITGGMIPKVESCLHALDAGCQRALILDGRSPSSLRRYLLDDAPLGTVVVN
- a CDS encoding ATP-binding protein — translated: MVLEAQKSFGEGLAWGQEALAAASVGLWVIEHDTGRGLTRLLTNAITRRLLGAPDDITPEECATFWRSRVDSRDMDSIWKKLEDFKTHDDMCEMRYGYNHPQWGPIHVRCGGRRVSGDGEQILRIAGFHQDISELHAAHQALRESLSRLSLACRLGWLGVFELGRRKDSLEFTCNEVFYEQFGLREGANAEERLAAVEKCILPEDRRRWRSLCRSEGWTVGFQEHVELRVNHPWRGLCWFAVACEVVGTPEEPRIAGYVSDVTKHRQHERMLREAKESAEAANAAKSIFLANMSHEIRTPMNGIMGMAHLVLNTALNPQQRDYVGKIHSTCESLLDIINDLLDFSKIEANHMELENLPFQPEREIEAVLSLLRPRLQHKNCTLESHIDPRIPPTLVGDALRLRQVLLNLGGNAIKFSERGTVRIDVQLLRRKQHDITLVCLVSDEGIGMSRDEQARIFTPFSQADSSITRRFGGTGLGLALCRRLTVLMGGRITVQSEPGKGSVFKVELPFGVGREDMFAPTSLEDDAAEEYACLRGLRVLMAEDGDINREIMEVLLSGMGIECMAVGNGQEALDGWRKQADDIDLVLMDVQMPLMDGYTATREIRASGLPGAVDVPIVAMTAYAMRGDAERSLQAGMNAHLTKPIDVRELTLTLKRLARNCDERREAAYEAGNQNL